A genomic stretch from Spiroplasma endosymbiont of Clivina fossor includes:
- a CDS encoding ankyrin repeat domain-containing protein, with translation MDRLENYSYNIQKMLQELIDEKYLDPLRSINMGGLISKELDNKTIIYKLEELEPKIANWIKEQQNNKEKILILTLKNSNNKNIKLVINLNNLYLLGFINNQNKYFYFDDELLEKIKQHNQEEIKKLNNLKEKLNNLKENKLLFNEEKVKEYLQQKNKLIPLKEKEKNIKKLNYNNELNSLNKKLSNLQGENLKNDEEKIKDLNKSVIKKYSCQKINLNYTGAYTSEGLNVVIKENGKPDKGKNINISNETLKGAISNLADYDNNKQENQKIKDDLVRMIFITSEAMRFQCDKKTLEIFANIKNIDELKKIISESKNILKDIQEKIFNNQTINWEDYTSQLRGDWKKYSEQFNKFRIKIWNELTKAKKIINFIDKNKVDINNILKAENNIDNISKKIQKAFNENQNFTEIKNACLQYIVGMTRWKQDLKSINLYFEKEFDLKTDLKTDDFFSLNSNSDNNILYIFIIQNNFELAKLLIKLNPDKKIINSSDINNNTPLLLAINKDAIDFIKFLLENGADVNLQEKKVSMSIINAINNNNWEIINILFDHGANVNFQDPLVNNTYLHIAARNGQLELVKLLLERGANPNIQEKKGLTPLYFAAQSDKTEVVQELLTNKNSKNKIDINLPNNLGDTPLQISSFYGHHKVVKLLLKNHKIDVNKKDDHGDSALIVAARNGEINVVKELLKHSDIDVNLSNKWGLTALHYACKNGHLIIVKLLLSNNANLNYQDDEGNDSLDLAEENDHKEIINLLKKHKKLNENIKKLNKILQKNQDEQQQNIKILEETKKELKKLLKIELSDVIRQTKLEEISDKQEQTILNRVRELNFGLDIDQVKVQKNSITDTAATIESIDQSVYSDGAVKVIFTLAKKARKPNDAQKIITEDESKKQGTRPKGSTVTLKQSDNSNTNADGSQTQASNRIQQNNSDEPTNHNNLYDVPADNSCLFWSVSTSYLLPARNNNEEFRNRFIQLFGEENLKYLLYIQKLLQQHDLENNRNLNQLWYQDQTANNLVINFFRNRVVDYIQSNLETIPNRNGELTFRSLIQDNNDIDTNYLEIMRQSSTWGGTPEIIAMSNLLNANISVNNNGSYQPVNQNSNNNNIAISYVELEKGSGIHNHYNFALTPEEDRPNQPIAINDNQENVPVIDITKRPDNFPTTTPKPEVKPIKLPVDDHAQHRAIPTNNNEDDDAHQGNNIANVPEPTITSLQKDKYHFVDKKTEDDSLKNDENLEINLIKNNKDEIKQNAPAGNQPINTNMENLQTTTAKAINQYNALSKEEKLKKLNEINRYYQTLSENDKKAFKEKLTNTGLAALSGGTLTAYGTKMTVSGTATTGATNAEAIEMTPLLSTSTTESLAAAETITVAETAAVEGGVIAVETGTAAALAPETLGLSLVIGGLAIAGTWIYFAFHHHATSDIALPTSIHHNVYDNIEKWYKFLAHDKLKIKINKNTWNEIKQNKNSPANIIKIIKNKFVINDHSGWGGSVTNEDFNTFVKVIVLHFEQINGYFEILDNENDGFVIITNTEGDWLGVE, from the coding sequence TTGGACAGGCTCGAAAATTATTCTTACAATATTCAAAAAATGTTACAGGAACTTATTGATGAAAAATATCTTGATCCATTAAGAAGTATCAATATGGGTGGACTTATAAGCAAAGAACTTGATAATAAAACAATTATTTATAAATTAGAAGAATTAGAGCCCAAAATAGCTAATTGAATTAAAGAACAACAAAATAACAAAGAAAAAATATTGATATTAACATTAAAAAATAGTAATAATAAAAATATAAAATTAGTAATTAATTTAAATAATCTTTATTTACTAGGATTTATTAATAATCAAAATAAGTATTTTTATTTTGATGATGAACTTTTAGAAAAAATAAAACAACATAATCAAGAAGAAATCAAAAAACTTAATAATTTAAAGGAAAAATTAAATAATTTAAAAGAAAACAAACTTTTATTTAATGAAGAAAAAGTAAAAGAATATTTGCAACAAAAAAATAAATTAATTCCTCTTAAAGAAAAAGAAAAAAATATTAAAAAATTAAATTATAATAACGAATTGAATTCTTTGAATAAAAAACTTAGTAATTTACAAGGTGAAAATTTAAAAAATGATGAAGAAAAAATTAAAGATTTAAATAAATCAGTAATTAAGAAATATAGTTGTCAAAAGATTAATTTAAATTATACAGGAGCGTATACAAGCGAGGGCTTAAATGTTGTAATAAAAGAAAATGGAAAACCAGATAAAGGAAAAAATATTAATATTTCTAACGAAACTTTAAAAGGTGCAATTTCAAATTTAGCAGATTATGATAATAATAAACAAGAAAATCAAAAAATAAAAGATGATTTAGTAAGAATGATTTTTATTACAAGTGAAGCCATGAGGTTTCAATGTGATAAAAAGACTTTAGAAATTTTTGCAAATATTAAAAATATTGATGAATTAAAAAAAATCATATCTGAGAGTAAAAATATATTAAAAGATATTCAAGAAAAAATATTTAATAATCAAACAATAAATTGAGAAGATTATACATCACAATTAAGAGGTGATTGAAAAAAATATTCAGAACAATTCAATAAATTTAGAATAAAAATTTGAAATGAATTAACTAAAGCAAAAAAAATAATTAATTTTATCGATAAAAATAAAGTTGATATTAACAACATCTTAAAAGCAGAAAATAATATTGATAATATATCAAAAAAAATACAAAAAGCATTTAATGAAAATCAAAATTTTACAGAAATAAAGAATGCGTGTTTACAATATATCGTAGGAATGACAAGATGAAAACAAGATTTAAAATCTATAAATTTATACTTTGAAAAAGAATTTGATTTAAAAACTGATTTAAAAACTGATGATTTTTTTTCATTAAATTCTAATAGTGATAATAATATTTTATATATTTTTATTATTCAAAATAATTTCGAACTTGCTAAATTATTGATTAAGTTAAATCCAGATAAAAAAATAATAAATAGTTCTGATATAAATAATAATACACCTTTGCTTTTAGCGATAAATAAAGACGCGATAGATTTTATTAAATTTTTATTAGAAAATGGTGCCGATGTAAATCTTCAAGAAAAAAAAGTTAGTATGTCAATAATTAACGCAATAAATAACAATAATTGAGAAATAATTAATATTTTATTTGATCATGGAGCTAATGTAAATTTTCAAGACCCATTAGTAAACAACACTTATTTACATATTGCAGCACGAAATGGTCAGTTAGAGCTTGTTAAATTGTTATTAGAAAGAGGCGCTAATCCCAATATACAAGAAAAAAAAGGACTTACTCCTTTATACTTTGCAGCACAAAGTGATAAGACAGAAGTTGTTCAAGAATTATTAACAAATAAAAATAGTAAAAACAAAATTGATATCAACCTTCCAAATAATTTGGGTGATACTCCATTACAGATATCATCATTTTACGGGCACCATAAAGTTGTTAAACTATTGTTAAAAAACCATAAAATTGATGTTAATAAAAAAGATGATCATGGCGATAGCGCTTTAATTGTAGCGGCGCGAAATGGTGAAATAAATGTTGTAAAAGAATTGTTAAAACATTCTGATATTGATGTCAATCTTTCAAATAAATGGGGTCTAACTGCTTTGCATTATGCATGCAAAAATGGTCACTTGATAATAGTAAAATTATTGTTGTCCAATAATGCTAATCTTAATTATCAAGATGATGAGGGAAATGATTCTTTAGATTTAGCAGAAGAAAATGATCATAAAGAAATAATAAATCTTTTGAAAAAACACAAAAAATTAAACGAAAATATAAAAAAACTTAATAAAATTTTACAAAAAAATCAAGACGAACAACAACAAAATATAAAAATTTTAGAAGAAACTAAAAAAGAATTAAAAAAATTATTAAAAATTGAATTGTCAGATGTTATTAGACAAACTAAGTTAGAAGAAATATCAGATAAGCAAGAACAGACAATTTTAAATCGTGTTAGAGAATTAAATTTTGGCTTAGATATTGATCAAGTTAAAGTACAAAAAAATAGCATTACTGATACTGCGGCAACTATTGAATCAATTGATCAAAGTGTATATTCTGATGGTGCAGTCAAAGTTATATTTACACTTGCTAAAAAAGCAAGAAAACCAAATGATGCACAAAAAATAATTACAGAAGATGAATCTAAAAAACAGGGAACACGGCCTAAAGGAAGTACAGTAACTTTAAAACAATCCGATAACAGTAATACAAATGCTGACGGAAGTCAAACACAAGCTAGTAACCGCATACAACAAAATAATTCAGATGAGCCAACAAATCACAATAATTTGTATGATGTGCCAGCAGATAATAGTTGTTTGTTTTGGTCGGTATCAACATCTTACTTATTGCCAGCGAGAAATAATAATGAAGAATTTAGAAACCGATTTATCCAATTATTTGGTGAAGAAAATTTAAAATATTTATTATATATTCAAAAATTACTACAACAACATGATTTAGAAAATAATAGAAATCTAAATCAATTATGATATCAAGATCAAACAGCAAATAATCTAGTTATAAATTTCTTTCGTAATCGCGTTGTTGATTATATACAATCAAATTTAGAGACAATTCCAAATCGCAATGGCGAATTAACATTTAGAAGTCTTATTCAAGATAATAATGATATTGATACTAATTACTTAGAAATAATGCGACAATCTTCAACATGAGGGGGAACACCAGAAATAATAGCAATGAGCAATCTTTTAAATGCTAATATTAGTGTAAATAATAATGGCTCTTATCAACCAGTTAATCAAAATTCAAATAATAATAACATCGCGATATCTTATGTTGAGCTTGAAAAAGGTTCGGGTATTCACAATCATTATAATTTTGCTTTAACACCAGAAGAAGATCGGCCAAATCAGCCTATTGCTATTAATGACAATCAGGAAAATGTCCCGGTAATTGATATAACCAAGAGACCAGATAATTTCCCAACAACCACCCCAAAACCAGAGGTAAAACCAATTAAATTACCGGTTGATGATCATGCTCAACACCGCGCCATTCCGACTAACAATAACGAGGACGATGATGCTCATCAAGGCAATAATATTGCCAATGTACCAGAACCAACAATAACATCATTACAAAAAGATAAATATCATTTTGTGGATAAAAAAACAGAAGATGATAGTTTAAAAAATGATGAAAATTTAGAAATTAACTTAATTAAAAACAATAAAGACGAAATAAAACAAAATGCCCCGGCAGGAAATCAACCCATCAATACAAATATGGAAAATTTACAAACAACAACCGCTAAGGCAATAAATCAATACAACGCTCTTTCAAAAGAAGAAAAATTAAAAAAATTAAATGAAATTAATCGTTATTATCAAACATTATCTGAAAATGATAAAAAAGCTTTTAAAGAAAAATTAACAAATACTGGATTAGCAGCTTTAAGTGGGGGCACATTAACAGCTTATGGAACAAAAATGACTGTTAGTGGTACTGCTACTACTGGTGCCACAAATGCAGAAGCAATCGAAATGACCCCACTCTTATCAACAAGTACAACAGAAAGCTTAGCCGCTGCAGAAACAATTACTGTGGCCGAAACAGCAGCAGTTGAAGGTGGAGTTATAGCTGTAGAAACTGGTACCGCTGCCGCTCTGGCTCCGGAAACTCTAGGGCTATCCTTAGTAATCGGAGGATTAGCAATTGCAGGAACATGAATATATTTTGCTTTTCATCATCATGCAACATCTGATATTGCGTTGCCAACTTCAATTCATCATAATGTTTATGATAACATTGAAAAATGATATAAATTTCTAGCCCATGATAAATTAAAAATTAAAATTAACAAAAACACATGAAATGAAATCAAACAAAATAAAAATTCACCAGCAAACATTATAAAAATTATTAAAAATAAATTTGTTATAAATGACCATTCTGGTTGAGGCGGAAGTGTCACAAATGAAGATTTCAACACTTTTGTAAAAGTAATAGTACTTCATTTCGAACAAATAAATGGTTATTTTGAAATATTAGATAATGAAAATGATGGTTTTGTCATTATAACCAACACTGAAGGCGATTGACTAGGAGTAGAATAA
- a CDS encoding helix-turn-helix domain-containing protein, with product MEFKWNLKKNNQISDKNFLRLTGIKHTTFNKMLEILKIEELKKRFRRGRTNKLSLENRILMTLEYWREYRTYFHIAKSYDISESSCYRNIKWIEDTLIKHPNFQQLTGQKSLLKDYFKDKTVIIDVTESQIQRPKKDKNSTTQEKRKNTQ from the coding sequence GTGGAATTTAAATGAAATTTAAAAAAAAATAATCAAATAAGTGATAAAAATTTTTTAAGATTAACTGGTATTAAACATACTACTTTTAATAAAATGCTAGAAATTTTAAAAATAGAAGAATTAAAAAAGAGATTTCGTCGCGGAAGAACCAATAAATTATCATTAGAAAATCGTATTTTAATGACTTTAGAATATTGAAGAGAATATAGAACTTATTTTCATATTGCAAAAAGTTATGATATTAGTGAAAGTAGTTGTTATAGAAATATCAAATGAATTGAAGACACTTTAATAAAACACCCTAATTTTCAACAACTTACTGGTCAAAAATCACTATTAAAAGATTATTTCAAAGATAAGACTGTTATAATTGATGTAACTGAAAGCCAAATCCAACGCCCAAAAAAAGACAAAAACAGCACTACTCAGGAAAAAAGAAAAAACACACAATAA
- a CDS encoding transposase family protein gives MKTQVIIEKDSKKIISSDFSYGKNHDFKILKDSKIKFLPETTVLVDLGYQGIQKINHNVLIPKRKSKKNPLNKEEKQNNERISKMRIVIENVFAILKKFKIISEKYRNRRKRFALRFNLIASIYNLQLLV, from the coding sequence ATAAAAACACAAGTTATAATTGAAAAAGATAGTAAAAAAATTATTAGTTCTGATTTTTCTTATGGTAAAAACCATGACTTTAAAATTTTAAAAGATTCAAAAATTAAATTTTTACCAGAAACAACTGTTTTAGTGGATTTAGGTTATCAAGGCATACAAAAAATTAATCATAATGTTTTAATTCCTAAAAGAAAATCAAAGAAAAACCCTTTAAATAAAGAAGAAAAGCAAAATAATGAGCGAATTTCAAAAATGAGAATTGTTATTGAAAATGTTTTTGCTATACTTAAAAAATTTAAAATTATTAGTGAAAAATATCGAAATCGTAGAAAAAGATTTGCTTTAAGATTTAATTTAATAGCTTCAATTTATAATTTACAACTATTAGTTTAA